In a genomic window of Shouchella clausii:
- a CDS encoding aspartate kinase, whose amino-acid sequence MKVAKFGGSSVANAEQIKKVAAIIKADNKRKIVVVSAPGKRFADDAKMTDLLIALAEAKVAEQPVEAAFNAVMNRYESIANDLELNRDVIIEIEADLKSRLEQTVADKGRFLDIMKASGEDNNAKLIAAYLSKIGLKATYINPKDAGLLVSDEPGNAQVLPEAYEALAKLAEMDGIVVFPGFFGFSKLGNLVTFPRGGSDITGAILAAAVQAELYENFTDVDSVYAANPFIVEDPVEIKRMTYREMRELSYAGFSVFHDEALIPAFRNGIPVCVKNTNNPKCSGTLILAERERSLNPIIGIASDEGFATIYVRKYLMNREVGFGRHLLQILEDAGISYEHIPSGIDDTSVIIRQTQLSDQLENAIIERIKDELNVDDVHIEHDFAMVMLVGEGMHNTVGVTARASSALAKAGVNIEMINQGSSEVSLVFGIHSKDTKQAVRVLYEEFFGQKQ is encoded by the coding sequence GTGAAAGTAGCAAAATTTGGCGGTTCATCCGTCGCAAATGCAGAGCAAATTAAAAAAGTGGCTGCCATCATCAAAGCGGATAATAAACGGAAAATCGTGGTTGTTTCAGCACCGGGAAAACGTTTCGCTGATGATGCAAAAATGACAGACTTGCTCATTGCCTTAGCTGAAGCTAAAGTGGCAGAGCAGCCAGTCGAAGCAGCATTTAATGCTGTGATGAACAGGTATGAATCGATAGCGAACGATTTAGAGCTTAATCGCGATGTGATTATTGAAATTGAAGCTGATTTGAAAAGCCGTCTTGAGCAAACAGTGGCGGACAAAGGGCGCTTTCTTGATATAATGAAAGCTAGCGGTGAAGACAATAATGCGAAACTCATTGCTGCTTATCTAAGCAAAATCGGTCTAAAAGCTACGTACATAAACCCGAAAGATGCTGGACTTCTTGTTAGCGATGAACCAGGGAATGCCCAAGTGTTGCCTGAAGCATACGAGGCGCTTGCCAAGTTGGCTGAAATGGACGGAATCGTCGTGTTTCCCGGTTTTTTCGGATTCTCAAAATTAGGAAATCTTGTTACTTTTCCAAGAGGCGGCTCCGACATTACAGGGGCTATATTGGCCGCTGCTGTTCAAGCCGAGCTTTATGAAAATTTTACTGATGTTGATTCTGTTTACGCTGCGAATCCATTTATCGTTGAGGATCCAGTTGAAATCAAACGAATGACTTATCGGGAAATGCGCGAACTTTCTTACGCTGGCTTTTCCGTCTTCCATGATGAGGCCTTGATTCCGGCCTTCCGCAACGGTATCCCTGTATGTGTGAAAAATACAAACAATCCTAAATGCAGCGGCACATTAATTTTGGCGGAACGTGAACGATCACTTAACCCTATTATTGGCATTGCTTCCGATGAAGGGTTTGCCACCATTTATGTACGAAAGTATTTAATGAACCGCGAAGTCGGATTTGGTCGCCATCTATTGCAAATTTTAGAAGATGCAGGGATTTCCTATGAGCATATTCCTTCTGGGATTGATGATACATCTGTGATTATCCGTCAAACGCAACTTTCTGATCAGTTGGAAAACGCCATTATTGAGCGCATTAAAGATGAGCTCAATGTAGATGATGTCCACATTGAGCATGATTTTGCGATGGTCATGCTCGTTGGAGAAGGCATGCATAATACGGTAGGTGTAACAGCTAGAGCTTCATCTGCTTTGGCAAAAGCGGGAGTTAACATCGAAATGATTAACCAAGGCTCATCTGAAGTCAGTCTTGTGTTCGGCATTCATTCAAAAGATACTAAACAAGCTGTCCGCGTGCTTTATGAGGAGTTTTTTGGACAAAAGCAATAG
- a CDS encoding MerR family transcriptional regulator, which yields MSYKDKKVITIGVVSELTGLSERKIRYYEERKLLFPERSKGGTRKYSFLDVERLVDIANKMEDGMQTFEIRKMEQKALRKQEVRERMLRGQLNAAFNIRK from the coding sequence GTGTCTTATAAAGATAAGAAAGTAATTACAATCGGCGTTGTAAGTGAACTTACCGGTCTTTCAGAACGAAAAATCCGCTATTACGAAGAACGGAAATTGCTGTTTCCTGAACGTTCAAAAGGAGGCACGCGCAAATATTCTTTTCTTGATGTCGAACGATTAGTTGACATTGCCAATAAAATGGAAGACGGTATGCAAACATTCGAAATTCGCAAAATGGAACAAAAAGCATTGCGCAAACAGGAAGTCCGTGAGCGCATGTTAAGAGGCCAGCTGAACGCCGCCTTTAATATTCGTAAATGA
- a CDS encoding divergent polysaccharide deacetylase family protein: MAVNIVTRTVCLLILLVMFCPNAICDAANKDVAIIIDDFGGNVKGVDAFLNGDIPVTVAIMPNMPYSTEQAIAAHENGLEVIIHLPLEPKNGKASWLGSNGITVDLSNDEINKRLREAYEQIPYAVGLNNHMGSKAMEDKRVVGLIVEFAKTNGLYLVDSKTTPHSVMPELALKAQIPCFENKLFLDDTFSNTQQVQGKMQTFAAKGNMHQHPIAIGHVGVKGEQTYAGIKAGLPHLKKQGYKLVFPSAWTNSQTRTHFTKKEW, encoded by the coding sequence ATGGCAGTTAACATTGTAACTCGCACTGTCTGTTTGCTCATCTTACTAGTGATGTTTTGTCCAAATGCTATTTGCGATGCCGCCAATAAAGATGTCGCTATTATTATTGATGATTTTGGCGGCAATGTGAAAGGAGTAGACGCATTTTTAAATGGGGATATCCCTGTTACAGTTGCTATTATGCCTAATATGCCCTACTCAACCGAGCAAGCTATTGCAGCACACGAGAACGGATTAGAAGTAATCATTCACTTACCTCTTGAACCTAAAAACGGCAAAGCTTCTTGGCTCGGGTCAAACGGGATTACTGTGGATTTAAGCAACGACGAAATTAATAAACGCTTACGCGAAGCTTACGAACAAATCCCATATGCCGTTGGTTTAAACAACCATATGGGGTCAAAAGCAATGGAAGACAAACGGGTTGTTGGTTTAATTGTGGAATTCGCTAAAACCAATGGGTTATACCTTGTTGACAGCAAGACCACACCTCATTCCGTCATGCCAGAACTTGCTTTAAAAGCACAAATCCCCTGTTTTGAGAACAAGCTATTTTTAGACGATACGTTCTCAAATACCCAGCAAGTACAGGGTAAAATGCAAACTTTCGCAGCCAAGGGAAACATGCATCAACACCCAATCGCAATTGGACATGTCGGTGTTAAAGGGGAACAAACTTATGCGGGCATTAAAGCTGGCCTGCCGCATTTGAAGAAACAAGGCTACAAGCTTGTTTTTCCATCTGCTTGGACAAATTCACAAACCAGAACGCACTTTACAAAAAAGGAATGGTAG